The following coding sequences lie in one Lolium perenne isolate Kyuss_39 chromosome 2, Kyuss_2.0, whole genome shotgun sequence genomic window:
- the LOC127330021 gene encoding uncharacterized protein — translation MRNNRQAYLLGVSSGKALRSRMARRLSSVSRSFRRRPMAPPPSQATPPVSPAPTAPAYPASPPVSPTYTPLSPAYRATPSSLPPNEADPAAAPAAISRAGERRSPVSPTSPLQLSPNQSALSPSLSSPDYTPSSPYTPLAPITTTVGSPGSSADYCPSSPDYTPSSPATPRPALMPATGCHLEITGPEAATDVVSDRNSVDMEVDDRDIDYELAVRDSIRTEGEDAARREALEQNNKVNQELDEFLAAVEDVEDIDEPPSSGPNRKIPPPPPGKGKEPFIDISDGDDEW, via the coding sequence ATGAGGAACAATCGCCAAGCATATCTCCTCGGCGTTAGCTCCGGCAAGGCTCTTCGGAGCCGCATGGCTAGGCGCCTGTCCTCCGTCAGTAGAAGCTTTCGTAGACGCCCCATGGCACCACCACCATCCCAAGCCACGCCTCCCGTTTCACCAGCTCCTACTGCCCCAGCCTACCCGGCCTCCCCACCCGTCTCTCCCACGTACACTCCTCTCTCACCGGCGTACCGCGCTACTCCGTCCAGCTTGCCGCCAAACGAGGCCGATCCAGCCGCTGCACCTGCAGCTATTTCTCGGGCGGGAGAGCGTCGCTCACCTGTATCACCCACCTCCCCGCTTCAGCTCTCACCCAACCAGTCCGCGCTCTCCCCATCTCTGTCCTCACCAGACTACACACCCAGCTCACCATACACACCATTGGCTCCAATCACCACCACTGTTGGTTCCCCTGGATCCTCCGCGGACTACTGCCCTAGCTCACCTGACTACACCCCGAGCTCACCGGCCACACCACGACCGGCCCTGATGCCGGCGACCGGGTGCCACCTGGAGATTACTGGGCCAGAAGCAGCCACTGACGTGGTATCAGACAGGAACTCCGTCGACATGGAAGTCGACGACAGGGACATCGACTACGAGCTCGCCGTGCGCGATTCCATCCGCACCGAAGGGGAGGATGCAGCCAGGAGGGAAGCGTTGGAGCAGAACAACAAGGTGAACCAAGAGCTTGATGAGTTCCTTGCAGCCGTGGAGGACGTCGAAGACATCGACGAGCCACCATCCTCTGGTCCGAACCGCAAGATTCCTCCACCACCCCCTGGCAAAGGCAAGGAGCCATTCATCGACATCTCGGACGGAGACGACGAGTGGTGA